From Bradyrhizobium sp. AZCC 1610:
CCGAGTTCGAACATCCGGCGTGCTATACGCCCGCCCCCGGACACGCATGGAACCGCGTCGCGTGATGAACTGACCGCGACGAATTAAACCGCCGGGCCTGCGCGCTCGGGTGCTTCGTCGCGCTCGTTCTCACGCCCGGCGTACTGGCTATTTGATCCAGCTCAATGCGAACGCAGCCAAAAGAGCGGAATGTCGATCTACATGATGCTCGACGATGATGTCCGCATCATTCGGCGATCTCGCCGTTTTCTCCTAAGACTGCCCCGCCATCGCCGGTCGTAAAGACCGCGGTGCGGGGCATTTTATTGATGCCCGCAAATCCCCAATCGGCTCCGGTCGGTACCTACGACTTATCGATTGGATCTCGCTTCCATTTCTCGGACGGCCTTGAAGCCGTGTGAGGCTGCCTGCAGCGCCTCGTCGATATCGGCTGGCCGATGCGCCAAGGACAGGAACATATTGTGCTGGGGGTGAAAGAATGCGCCGTGGCGCAGCGCGGCCGAGCAGAACGCCCTGCCCTTGCGTACCTCCGGGTCAGCCTCGAACAGCATCAGCGGCATCTGCGGCGGGCCGCTCTGGCGGATCGCGATGCCATGTTCTTTCGCCAGCGACGCCAGTCCCTCGCGCAACCGCAAGCCCATCGCGCGGATATGCCCGGCCACATCGGCCTCGCGCGCAATCCGCAACGTCGCCCGCGCCGCCGCCATCGCCACCGTGCCGCACCAGAACGACCCGGTGACGAAGACCTTGGTGGCAGCTTCGCGAAAGCGATCGTTGCCGGTAACGGCAGCCAGCGCATAGCCGTTGGCGATCGCTTTGCTCCAGGCGCACAGGTCCGGACGCACGCCGAGCGCTTCCCAGCTCCCCCTGACATCGAGGCGCAGGCCGGCCCGCACTTCATCGATAATCAAAGCCGCATTGGCCGCGTCGCATGCCGCACGCGCGGCTGCCGCGAATTCCTTCGTGGGCAATTCGAGATCGCGTCCCATGTCGTGGCGGAAAGCCGTCACCAGTATCGCCGCGAGATCCTTGCCCGCCTCTTCGACGACCGCCCGCAGGCTCTGCCCGTCGTTGTACTCGAAATGCAGGAGATGCGCGCGGTCCTCGGCCGTTACCCCGACAACACTTGGCGAACACCATGGCAGCGCGCCGTGATAGCTGCCACGCGCGACCAGCACCTTGCGGCGGCCGGTGCCGGCGCGGGCGATCGTCACGCAGCTCGTGGTCGCATCGCTGCCGTTCTTTTGAAACATCGCCCAATCGGCATGCGGCAGCATGGCGACGAGATCT
This genomic window contains:
- a CDS encoding aminotransferase class III-fold pyridoxal phosphate-dependent enzyme, encoding MTQHTALLSETQTADAMLRARARLVVPGGMWGHLNAARLPEGYPQFFASAEGCRVRDVDGREYIDFMCSWGPIVLGHRHPEVQAAAEAQAAKGDCFNGPGEVMVELAEDLVAMLPHADWAMFQKNGSDATTSCVTIARAGTGRRKVLVARGSYHGALPWCSPSVVGVTAEDRAHLLHFEYNDGQSLRAVVEEAGKDLAAILVTAFRHDMGRDLELPTKEFAAAARAACDAANAALIIDEVRAGLRLDVRGSWEALGVRPDLCAWSKAIANGYALAAVTGNDRFREAATKVFVTGSFWCGTVAMAAARATLRIAREADVAGHIRAMGLRLREGLASLAKEHGIAIRQSGPPQMPLMLFEADPEVRKGRAFCSAALRHGAFFHPQHNMFLSLAHRPADIDEALQAASHGFKAVREMEARSNR